The following are from one region of the Luteimonas sp. MC1572 genome:
- a CDS encoding YqgE/AlgH family protein codes for MSMSPLANQLLVALPALSDPHFARSVALVCQHDAQGAMGIVVNRVSDYALGDVFSQMGIACADEALCAVPVLAGGPVHPERGFVVHDGDRGWDSSLAIADGLFVTTSRDVLEAMAVGEGPANVTMALGCAGWGAGQLEHELTENSWLTVPADAALLFEEPLESRWQAAAARIGVDMARMADYSGHA; via the coding sequence ATGTCGATGTCCCCGCTCGCCAACCAGCTGCTGGTCGCGCTGCCCGCGCTTTCCGATCCGCATTTCGCGCGCAGCGTGGCGCTGGTGTGCCAGCACGATGCCCAGGGTGCGATGGGCATCGTGGTCAATCGGGTGTCCGATTACGCGCTCGGCGACGTGTTCTCGCAGATGGGCATCGCCTGCGCCGACGAGGCGCTGTGCGCGGTGCCGGTGCTCGCCGGCGGGCCGGTGCACCCGGAGCGCGGGTTCGTGGTGCATGACGGCGATCGTGGCTGGGATTCCAGCCTGGCGATCGCCGACGGCCTGTTCGTCACCACCTCGCGCGACGTGCTCGAGGCGATGGCCGTTGGCGAAGGCCCGGCGAACGTGACGATGGCGCTGGGCTGCGCGGGCTGGGGCGCCGGGCAGCTGGAGCACGAACTCACCGAGAACAGCTGGCTCACCGTGCCCGCCGACGCCGCGCTGCTGTTCGAAGAACCATTGGAATCGCGCTGGCAGGCCGCCGCCGCCCGCATCGGCGTCGACATGGCGCGCATGGCGGACTACTCCGGGCACGCCTGA
- the ruvX gene encoding Holliday junction resolvase RuvX, translated as MSTIRSDGTVLGFDVGSRRIGVAVGSAFGHGARALEVVDVHGDAVDWSAIDRIRKEWGPDGCVVGDPLTLEGGDQPIRARAHAFAHALAVRYGIPVVLVDERSSSIEAAQRFALDRAEGRRRRRDAAALDAVAAAVIIERWLAAPQDAVAVTP; from the coding sequence ATGAGCACGATCCGCAGCGACGGCACGGTGCTCGGCTTCGATGTCGGCTCGCGCCGCATCGGGGTGGCCGTTGGCAGCGCGTTCGGCCACGGCGCACGCGCGCTGGAAGTGGTCGACGTGCACGGCGACGCGGTGGACTGGTCGGCGATCGACCGGATCAGGAAGGAGTGGGGCCCGGACGGCTGCGTGGTCGGTGATCCGCTGACCCTGGAGGGCGGCGACCAGCCGATCCGCGCACGCGCCCACGCGTTCGCGCACGCGCTGGCGGTGCGCTACGGGATCCCGGTGGTGCTGGTTGACGAGCGTTCGAGTTCGATCGAGGCCGCGCAGCGGTTCGCCCTCGACCGTGCAGAGGGCCGCCGTCGCCGGCGCGATGCCGCGGCGCTGGATGCGGTGGCGGCTGCGGTGATCATCGAACGCTGGCTGGCGGCGCCGCAGGATGCGGTGGCGGTGACGCCATGA
- a CDS encoding aspartate carbamoyltransferase catalytic subunit yields MTASQQPVARPPLPVQTQDDGRLRHLLTLEGLTRPTLVALLDRAQAFVDGQGAADPRALAGSAVCTLFFEPSTRTRLSFQRAAQRLAADVLDFDASTSSTSKGETALDTLRNIEAMGVRGFIVRHHADGAAAALAAAAQPGTAVVNAGDGRSAHPTQGLLDMLTLRQAKGADFARLKVAIVGDIRHSRVARSDLHALRTLGIGEIRACGPRALLPDDDTLAGCVVGDDLDAALDGVDAVMMLRLQRERMVEGLVPSLEAYHRDFGLTTARLLRAAPDAVVLHPGPMNRGVEIDDAVADGAQSLILRQVGNGVAIRMAVLEALLA; encoded by the coding sequence ATGACCGCATCGCAGCAACCGGTCGCGCGGCCGCCCCTGCCCGTACAGACCCAAGACGACGGCCGGCTGCGCCACCTGTTGACCCTGGAAGGGCTGACGCGCCCGACGCTGGTGGCCCTGCTCGACCGCGCGCAGGCGTTCGTCGACGGCCAGGGCGCGGCGGACCCGCGCGCGCTCGCAGGCAGCGCCGTGTGCACGCTGTTCTTCGAGCCGTCCACGCGCACGCGGCTGTCGTTCCAGCGTGCCGCGCAGCGCCTGGCGGCCGACGTGCTGGATTTCGACGCGTCCACCTCGTCGACCAGCAAGGGCGAGACCGCACTCGACACGTTGCGCAACATCGAGGCGATGGGTGTGCGCGGCTTCATCGTGCGCCACCACGCCGACGGCGCTGCCGCTGCGCTTGCCGCCGCCGCGCAGCCCGGCACCGCTGTGGTCAACGCCGGCGACGGCCGTAGCGCGCATCCCACGCAAGGGCTGCTCGACATGCTGACCCTGCGCCAGGCCAAGGGCGCCGATTTCGCGCGGCTCAAGGTGGCGATCGTCGGCGACATCAGGCATTCGCGCGTCGCGCGCTCCGACCTGCATGCGCTGCGCACGCTCGGCATCGGCGAGATCCGCGCCTGCGGCCCACGCGCGCTGCTCCCGGATGACGACACGCTCGCCGGCTGCGTGGTCGGCGACGACCTCGACGCCGCGCTCGACGGCGTGGACGCGGTGATGATGCTGCGCCTGCAGCGCGAGCGCATGGTCGAAGGCCTGGTGCCGTCGCTCGAGGCCTACCACCGCGACTTCGGGCTGACCACGGCACGCCTGCTGCGCGCCGCTCCAGATGCAGTGGTCCTGCACCCCGGGCCGATGAACCGCGGCGTGGAGATCGACGACGCGGTCGCCGACGGCGCGCAGTCGCTGATCCTGCGCCAGGTCGGCAATGGCGTGGCGATCCGCATGGCCGTGCTGGAAGCGCTGCTCGCCTGA
- the mgtE gene encoding magnesium transporter, with product MAEAVRHDKTARQLRLLSDAIDSGRLGPVRRLVNTLAPAEIGNLLESLPPGRRMVVWGLVDPEDDGEVLVHVGDEVRESLLADMDTDEIVAAVEDLDIDDLADLVGDLPGTVIEEVLKSMDRENRERLEQVLSYPEDTAGRLMNPDVVTVRADTTVDVVLRFLRLRGELPEHTDHLYVVNRRHQLIGWVALQDLVTHEPASPINRLIDDALTAIHVDESAESVARQFSDHDWVSAPVVDEGNVLLGRITIDDVVDIIRDQAEHQALGAAGLDEDEDLFSPVRRAVRGRIVWLTVNLATAFLAAWVIGRFEGTIERIVALAVLMPIVAGIGGNAAMQVLTLIVRGLALGQVGASNARVLLWKELRVALINGLLIGSFVGLVAFAWFHDWLLGVVIAVALVINFCAAALAGVLVPLAMKRANIDPAVAGGVVVTAVTDVMGFFSFLGLATVILLR from the coding sequence ATGGCCGAAGCCGTCCGCCACGACAAGACCGCGCGCCAGCTGCGCCTGCTGTCGGACGCCATCGACAGCGGCCGCCTGGGCCCGGTGCGGCGGCTGGTCAACACGCTGGCGCCGGCCGAGATCGGCAACCTCCTCGAATCCCTGCCTCCGGGCCGCCGCATGGTGGTCTGGGGCCTGGTCGATCCCGAAGACGACGGTGAAGTGCTGGTCCACGTCGGCGACGAAGTGCGCGAAAGCCTGCTCGCCGACATGGACACCGATGAAATCGTGGCCGCGGTCGAGGACCTCGACATCGACGACCTCGCCGACCTGGTGGGCGACCTGCCCGGCACGGTCATCGAGGAAGTCCTCAAGTCGATGGACCGGGAGAACCGCGAGCGCCTCGAACAGGTGCTGTCCTATCCCGAGGACACCGCCGGCCGCCTGATGAACCCGGACGTGGTGACGGTGCGCGCCGACACCACGGTGGACGTGGTGCTGCGCTTCCTGCGCCTGCGCGGCGAGCTGCCCGAGCACACCGACCACCTGTACGTGGTCAACCGCCGCCACCAGCTGATCGGCTGGGTGGCGCTGCAGGACCTCGTGACCCATGAGCCTGCGAGCCCGATCAACCGCCTGATCGATGATGCGTTGACGGCGATCCACGTCGACGAATCCGCCGAATCGGTGGCGCGCCAGTTCTCCGACCATGACTGGGTCTCGGCGCCGGTGGTCGACGAGGGCAACGTGCTGCTTGGCCGCATCACCATCGACGACGTGGTCGACATCATCCGCGACCAGGCCGAGCACCAGGCGCTCGGCGCCGCCGGCCTGGACGAGGACGAGGACCTGTTCTCGCCGGTGCGACGCGCGGTGCGCGGGCGCATCGTGTGGCTCACGGTCAACCTCGCCACGGCGTTCCTCGCCGCCTGGGTGATCGGCCGCTTCGAAGGCACCATCGAGCGGATCGTGGCGTTGGCGGTGCTGATGCCGATCGTGGCCGGCATTGGCGGCAACGCCGCCATGCAGGTGCTGACGCTGATCGTGCGCGGCCTGGCGCTCGGCCAGGTGGGCGCGAGCAACGCGCGCGTGTTGCTGTGGAAGGAGCTGCGCGTGGCGCTGATCAACGGGCTGCTCATCGGCTCGTTCGTGGGCCTGGTGGCGTTCGCGTGGTTCCACGACTGGTTGCTCGGCGTGGTGATCGCCGTCGCGCTGGTCATCAATTTCTGCGCCGCGGCGCTGGCCGGCGTGCTGGTCCCGCTGGCCATGAAGCGCGCCAACATCGATCCGGCCGTCGCCGGCGGCGTGGTCGTCACCGCCGTCACCGACGTGATGGGCTTCTTCAGCTTCCTCGGCCTGGCGACGGTGATCCTGCTGCGCTGA
- a CDS encoding 2OG-Fe(II) oxygenase, whose amino-acid sequence MSDGAVPPAIVAPAVAEAADAVRARFTAARPFAHCVIDGFFDAAFANALLRDFPAFERGNHLNEHGTAGGKSVVERIRGLGDAWRALDDCVQSAGFLGLVGRMTGIPDLLYDRDYFGGGSHDNRDGQSLDVHIDFNHHPGTGWHRRLNLIVYLNHEWEAGWGGALELHRDPRDPARDEVVSVLPLFNRCVIFETTEHSWHGFSEIHLPAERAALSRKSVALYFYTRERPADETAPRHSTVYVDRPLPAHLQPGHVLHADDVTALHELLARRDQHNLRLYRELEALQARLDQSAVGRLAGLARRAAGRLRRTRG is encoded by the coding sequence GTGAGCGACGGCGCGGTACCACCTGCGATCGTGGCACCGGCCGTGGCCGAAGCGGCGGATGCGGTGCGCGCGCGGTTCACCGCCGCACGACCGTTCGCGCACTGCGTCATCGACGGCTTCTTCGATGCCGCGTTCGCCAATGCGCTGCTGCGCGACTTTCCCGCCTTCGAACGGGGCAACCACCTCAACGAGCATGGCACCGCGGGTGGAAAGTCCGTGGTCGAGCGCATCCGCGGCCTGGGCGACGCCTGGCGCGCGCTCGACGACTGCGTGCAGTCCGCCGGATTCCTCGGCCTGGTCGGTCGCATGACCGGCATCCCGGACCTGCTGTATGACCGCGATTACTTCGGTGGCGGCAGCCACGACAACCGCGATGGCCAGAGCCTCGACGTCCATATCGACTTCAACCACCACCCCGGCACCGGCTGGCACCGTCGGCTCAACCTCATCGTGTACCTCAACCACGAGTGGGAGGCGGGCTGGGGTGGCGCGCTCGAGCTGCATCGCGATCCGCGCGATCCGGCACGCGACGAGGTCGTGTCGGTACTGCCGCTGTTCAACCGCTGCGTGATCTTCGAGACCACGGAGCACAGCTGGCATGGCTTTTCTGAAATCCACCTGCCTGCCGAGCGGGCCGCTCTGTCACGGAAATCCGTGGCGCTGTATTTCTATACCCGCGAGCGCCCTGCCGATGAGACCGCGCCGCGCCACTCGACGGTCTACGTGGACCGGCCGCTGCCGGCACACCTGCAGCCCGGGCATGTGCTGCACGCGGACGACGTCACCGCACTGCATGAACTCCTCGCGCGACGCGACCAGCACAACCTGCGCCTGTACCGGGAACTCGAGGCGTTGCAGGCTAGGCTGGACCAGTCCGCTGTCGGGCGGCTGGCCGGTCTCGCCCGGCGCGCCGCCGGACGCCTGCGACGCACGCGCGGATAA
- the ptsP gene encoding phosphoenolpyruvate--protein phosphotransferase, with amino-acid sequence MRRELPGHGASRGNALGRARVRQPHALEVAEEHIRLADVPGELARLHQALDAVREELRMMRSRLHGALAQEVGEFLDLHALLLDDPELLQGLDDLIAKGLYGADYALRLQRDRLAAVFEGMDDPYFRSRIEDIDHVIRRVHAVLHQHDATVEGVAGEILVSDTLAPSEVARLQSQGVLGIVTSGGSTLSHSAILARSLHLPLVVGAAHALGQVNDGDVLLIDGTTGQVIVDPDGDDLLAHRARVREGKRERRQLHRLRREPTRTRDGMDVRLFANAESREDVAEAHALGAAGVGLYRTEFLFLQRNELPDEDEQFLAYRDLVLGMTGRMVTIRTLDVGADKADRSGLALVNEPNPAMGVRGVRLALRRPEVMETQLRAILRASAYGPLRILVPMVTCREEVIAVRRAVRQATLRLRREGHVVADGIALGAMIEVPAAALALPSLIDKLDFISIGTNDLVQYLLAADRGNDALDALHSPLHPAVLQLLQAVIATARAHDTPVAVCGEMAGDAIFTPLLLALGLEEFSLHPGTLLEVRRAVRAHDLGDLQRRAPALLRARDRAGIVRWLRQCEGGM; translated from the coding sequence ATGCGCAGGGAGTTGCCCGGGCACGGTGCATCCAGGGGCAACGCCCTCGGCCGCGCCCGGGTCCGCCAGCCGCACGCGCTGGAAGTCGCCGAAGAACACATCCGCCTGGCCGACGTGCCCGGCGAGCTCGCGCGCCTGCACCAGGCGCTCGACGCGGTGCGCGAGGAGCTGCGCATGATGCGCTCGCGCCTGCACGGCGCGCTGGCCCAGGAAGTCGGCGAGTTCCTCGACCTGCACGCGCTGCTGCTCGACGACCCCGAGCTCCTGCAGGGCCTCGACGACCTGATCGCCAAGGGACTGTACGGCGCCGACTATGCCTTGCGCCTGCAGCGCGACCGCCTGGCCGCGGTGTTCGAGGGGATGGACGACCCCTACTTCCGCAGCCGCATCGAGGACATCGACCACGTCATCCGCCGTGTGCACGCCGTGCTGCACCAGCACGATGCCACCGTCGAGGGCGTGGCCGGCGAGATCCTGGTCAGCGACACGCTCGCGCCGTCGGAAGTCGCGCGCCTGCAGTCGCAGGGCGTGCTCGGCATCGTCACCTCGGGTGGCAGCACGCTGTCGCACAGCGCCATCCTCGCCCGCAGCCTGCACCTGCCGCTGGTGGTGGGCGCGGCGCATGCACTTGGCCAGGTGAACGACGGCGACGTGCTGCTCATCGACGGCACCACCGGCCAGGTCATCGTGGACCCGGATGGCGACGACCTGCTCGCCCATCGCGCACGCGTGCGCGAGGGCAAGCGCGAGCGGCGCCAGCTGCACCGCCTGCGCCGCGAGCCCACGCGCACCCGCGACGGCATGGACGTGCGCCTGTTCGCCAACGCCGAATCGCGCGAGGACGTGGCCGAGGCGCATGCGCTCGGCGCGGCCGGCGTGGGCCTGTACCGCACCGAGTTCCTGTTCCTGCAGCGCAACGAACTCCCCGACGAGGACGAGCAGTTCCTCGCCTACCGCGACCTCGTACTCGGCATGACAGGGCGCATGGTCACCATCCGCACGCTCGATGTCGGCGCCGACAAGGCCGACCGCAGCGGACTGGCGCTGGTCAACGAGCCCAACCCGGCCATGGGCGTGCGCGGCGTGCGCCTGGCGCTGCGCCGGCCCGAGGTGATGGAGACGCAGCTGCGCGCGATCCTGCGCGCGTCCGCCTACGGCCCGCTGCGCATCCTCGTGCCGATGGTGACCTGTCGCGAGGAGGTCATCGCGGTGCGGCGCGCGGTACGCCAGGCCACCCTGCGCCTGCGCCGCGAAGGCCACGTGGTGGCCGACGGCATCGCGCTCGGCGCGATGATCGAGGTCCCGGCTGCGGCATTGGCGCTGCCGTCGCTGATCGACAAGCTCGACTTCATCTCCATCGGCACCAACGACCTGGTGCAGTACCTGCTGGCCGCCGATCGTGGCAACGACGCGCTCGACGCGCTGCACAGCCCGCTGCATCCCGCGGTGCTGCAGCTGCTGCAGGCCGTGATCGCCACCGCGCGCGCGCACGACACGCCGGTAGCGGTGTGCGGCGAGATGGCCGGCGATGCGATATTCACCCCGCTGCTGCTCGCGCTCGGGCTCGAGGAGTTCAGCCTGCATCCGGGCACCCTGCTCGAAGTCCGCCGCGCGGTGCGCGCGCATGACCTGGGCGACCTGCAGCGACGCGCGCCGGCGTTGCTGCGCGCGCGCGACCGCGCCGGCATCGTCCGGTGGCTCAGGCAGTGCGAAGGCGGCATGTGA
- a CDS encoding HPr family phosphocarrier protein — protein sequence MIERELLVANKLGLHARATAKLVQALSGYGCNVTLTAKGREVNAKSIMGVMLLAAGPGTTVVLRTDGVDEEAAADDVAALFERRFDEDS from the coding sequence ATGATCGAGCGCGAACTCCTGGTCGCCAACAAGCTGGGGCTGCACGCCCGTGCCACCGCCAAGCTGGTGCAGGCGCTGTCGGGCTACGGCTGCAACGTCACCCTCACCGCCAAGGGGCGCGAGGTCAACGCGAAGAGCATCATGGGCGTGATGCTGCTCGCAGCCGGCCCCGGCACCACCGTGGTGCTGCGCACCGACGGCGTTGACGAGGAAGCGGCGGCAGATGATGTCGCCGCCCTGTTCGAGCGGCGTTTCGACGAGGACAGCTGA
- a CDS encoding PTS sugar transporter subunit IIA: MAVGILLVTHEGIGTALAAVATTLLRTLPLRVEAFEVPFEADPDVLLPQASAALRRADGGDGVLVLTDVYGATPSNIAARLARLGTPVRRVSALSLPMLLRVLNYPELALDDLPAVAAAGARNGVVHDDA; this comes from the coding sequence ATGGCTGTCGGCATACTCCTGGTCACCCACGAAGGCATCGGTACCGCGCTCGCCGCGGTGGCGACCACCCTCTTGCGCACCCTGCCGTTGCGCGTCGAGGCGTTCGAGGTGCCGTTCGAGGCCGATCCGGACGTGTTGCTGCCGCAGGCGAGTGCGGCGCTGCGCCGGGCCGACGGCGGCGACGGCGTGCTGGTGCTGACCGATGTCTACGGCGCCACGCCCAGCAACATCGCCGCGCGCCTGGCGCGCCTGGGCACGCCCGTGCGCCGTGTGTCCGCGCTGAGCCTGCCGATGCTGCTGCGCGTGCTCAACTATCCCGAGCTCGCGCTCGACGACCTGCCCGCGGTGGCCGCCGCCGGCGCGCGCAATGGAGTGGTCCACGATGACGCATGA
- the rapZ gene encoding RNase adapter RapZ yields the protein MNDAGHSLLIVSGMSGSGKTVALNTFEDIDFYCVDNLPAELLPDFVRSATHPERASQKLAVGIDVRSRGDLANLPEWLSAVGAMGLDPRLVFFDTRNEVLLKRYSDTRRRHPLTRLGLALNDAISLERQVLKPLRTQADVIIDTSELNVHQLRRRVLTELGLAMDSSLSLLFESFAYRHGVPPDADFVFDARALPNPHWDARLRPLSGRDGGVREYLEAQPDVLEYRKHVSDFLDIWLPRMRSSTRSYVTIAFGCTGGRHRSVYLAEAMAAHARAQGWHEVATHHRELD from the coding sequence ATGAACGATGCCGGCCACTCGCTGCTGATCGTCAGCGGCATGTCGGGCAGCGGCAAGACCGTCGCGCTGAATACCTTCGAGGACATCGACTTCTACTGCGTCGACAACCTTCCGGCCGAACTGCTGCCGGATTTCGTGCGCAGCGCCACCCATCCTGAACGCGCCTCGCAGAAGCTTGCGGTGGGCATCGACGTGCGCAGCCGCGGCGACCTCGCCAATCTCCCCGAGTGGCTGTCGGCGGTCGGGGCGATGGGCCTCGACCCGCGCCTGGTGTTCTTCGATACCCGAAACGAGGTGTTGCTCAAGCGCTACTCCGACACCCGCCGCCGCCATCCGTTGACCCGCCTGGGGCTGGCGCTGAACGACGCCATCTCGCTCGAGCGCCAGGTCCTGAAGCCGCTGCGCACGCAGGCCGACGTGATCATCGACACCAGCGAACTCAACGTGCACCAGCTGCGCCGGCGCGTGCTGACCGAGCTCGGGCTGGCCATGGATTCGTCGCTGTCGCTGCTGTTCGAATCCTTCGCCTACCGCCACGGCGTTCCGCCGGACGCGGACTTCGTGTTCGACGCGCGCGCCCTGCCCAACCCGCACTGGGACGCGCGCCTGCGCCCGCTGTCCGGGCGCGACGGCGGCGTGCGCGAGTACCTGGAGGCGCAGCCTGACGTGTTGGAGTACCGCAAGCACGTCTCCGATTTCCTCGACATCTGGCTGCCGCGCATGCGCTCGTCGACGCGCAGCTACGTCACCATCGCGTTCGGATGCACCGGCGGCCGCCACCGCTCGGTCTACCTGGCCGAGGCGATGGCCGCGCACGCCCGGGCGCAGGGCTGGCACGAGGTCGCCACCCACCACCGCGAGCTGGATTGA
- the hprK gene encoding HPr(Ser) kinase/phosphatase: MNAAITARELFEQLRERLGLRWLAGQGGAARQLETVDTVARRPSLAGYLNIIYPNKVQILGSEELAWLDGLDSRARWETLERILQYRPLALVVSKDQSCPEDLRKMAEESGTPLWSSPRRGHELLNMLQYHLAGALAPQVTLHGVFMEIYSVGVLITGESGTGKSELALELVTRGHRLVADDAPQFAQIAPDVLDGTCPELLQDLLELRGLGVLNIREMFGDTAVKRNKYLRLVVHLARPDAAAEAQDASGMVRLTGDLGFRRVLDLDVPMITLPVMPGRNLAVLTEAATRTHMLRAKGADPAVAFLARHSRFLEGSS; the protein is encoded by the coding sequence ATGAATGCCGCGATCACCGCGCGGGAGCTGTTCGAGCAGCTGCGCGAACGCCTCGGCCTGCGCTGGCTGGCAGGCCAGGGGGGCGCGGCCCGACAGCTGGAGACGGTCGACACCGTCGCGCGGCGCCCGTCGCTCGCCGGCTATCTCAACATCATCTACCCCAACAAGGTGCAGATCCTGGGCTCGGAGGAGCTCGCCTGGCTCGACGGCCTTGACTCGCGGGCGCGCTGGGAGACGCTCGAGCGGATCCTGCAGTACCGACCGCTGGCGCTGGTGGTGAGCAAGGACCAGTCCTGCCCCGAAGACCTGCGCAAGATGGCCGAGGAATCGGGCACGCCGCTGTGGTCCTCGCCGCGTCGCGGCCACGAACTGCTCAACATGCTGCAGTACCACCTCGCCGGCGCCCTCGCGCCGCAGGTGACGCTGCATGGCGTATTCATGGAAATCTATTCGGTCGGCGTGCTGATCACCGGCGAGTCCGGCACCGGCAAGAGCGAGCTGGCGCTCGAGCTGGTCACCCGCGGGCACCGCCTGGTCGCCGACGACGCCCCGCAGTTCGCCCAGATCGCGCCCGATGTGCTCGACGGCACCTGCCCCGAACTCCTCCAGGACCTGCTCGAACTGCGCGGCCTGGGCGTGCTTAACATCCGCGAGATGTTCGGCGACACCGCGGTCAAGCGGAACAAGTACCTGCGCCTGGTCGTGCACCTGGCGCGTCCGGACGCCGCCGCCGAGGCGCAGGACGCCAGTGGCATGGTGCGCCTCACCGGCGACCTCGGTTTCCGCCGCGTGCTCGACCTGGACGTACCGATGATCACCCTGCCGGTAATGCCCGGCCGCAACCTCGCGGTGCTGACCGAAGCGGCGACCCGCACGCACATGCTGCGTGCCAAGGGTGCCGACCCGGCGGTGGCATTCCTCGCACGCCATTCCAGGTTCCTCGAGGGCTCGTCATGA
- a CDS encoding PTS sugar transporter subunit IIA encodes MPYTDLLAAERIVLLAAPGSRDQVLDAAARLLCDADPGSRAALAAGLREREAVGSTAIGHGVAIPHCRSGAHAASAAFLKLSPAVDFGALDGAPVDLVFAMGVPVGSAQQHLDTLSELAARFADAEFRDALRAAPDLPALRSVLLRDAAAPGSGSA; translated from the coding sequence ATGCCTTACACCGACCTGCTGGCCGCGGAGCGCATCGTGCTGCTGGCCGCGCCCGGCAGCCGCGACCAGGTGCTCGACGCCGCCGCGCGCCTGCTCTGCGACGCCGACCCCGGGTCCCGCGCGGCGCTGGCCGCAGGCCTGCGTGAACGCGAGGCGGTCGGCAGCACCGCGATCGGCCACGGGGTGGCCATCCCGCACTGCCGCAGCGGTGCCCACGCCGCCAGCGCGGCGTTCCTGAAACTGTCGCCCGCCGTGGACTTCGGCGCGCTGGATGGCGCACCGGTCGACCTGGTGTTCGCCATGGGCGTACCGGTCGGCAGCGCGCAGCAGCACCTGGACACCTTGTCCGAACTCGCCGCGCGCTTTGCCGACGCCGAATTCCGCGACGCGCTGCGCGCCGCGCCCGACCTGCCCGCCCTGCGCAGCGTATTGCTGCGCGACGCCGCAGCGCCCGGGAGCGGCAGCGCATGA
- the raiA gene encoding ribosome-associated translation inhibitor RaiA, giving the protein MRIETHGQQMDVTPALRDYVETKLGRLSRLYDPPLEMRTQLSIDKPDHLAEVTVSVSGKMLHADARAVDMYAAIDLLADKLDRMLVKEKKKLIDQHRRGGNPLREEAG; this is encoded by the coding sequence ATGCGTATCGAGACCCATGGCCAGCAGATGGATGTCACACCTGCCCTGCGCGACTACGTCGAGACCAAGCTCGGGAGGCTGTCGAGACTCTACGATCCGCCGCTGGAGATGCGCACCCAGCTCAGCATCGACAAGCCCGACCACCTCGCCGAGGTCACCGTCTCGGTGTCCGGCAAGATGCTCCACGCCGACGCCCGCGCGGTCGACATGTACGCGGCGATCGATCTCCTGGCCGACAAGCTCGACCGCATGCTCGTCAAGGAGAAGAAAAAGCTCATCGACCAGCACCGCCGTGGCGGCAACCCGCTGCGCGAAGAAGCCGGCTGA